A part of Mucilaginibacter defluvii genomic DNA contains:
- a CDS encoding biotin--[acetyl-CoA-carboxylase] ligase → MQSNIFSGLFVGRNLVTLKQVDSTNTFLKNLLSNSTPAPEGTVIMAEEQFAGRGQRQNTWHAQPGKNITASILLNPVFLNIHNQFDLNRAVSVGIQRALKPVLGDKLKVKWPNDIYYDDYKVGGILIENILFSNTIKHSIVGVGLNVNQDDFPADVTNASSLKQILHTDYDLKALLSDLCGGIEAAYLELKAGREQELRNEYAGYLYGLNEKRQFKSNNYIFDATITGVTPNGLLVLQNENEELTFDLKEIEFLNSTT, encoded by the coding sequence TTGCAAAGTAACATATTTTCAGGATTATTTGTTGGCCGAAATTTAGTAACTCTTAAACAAGTTGACTCAACAAACACATTCCTAAAAAATCTATTGTCAAATTCCACGCCAGCGCCCGAGGGTACCGTCATTATGGCAGAAGAACAGTTTGCCGGCCGTGGCCAAAGGCAAAATACCTGGCACGCGCAGCCCGGTAAAAATATTACTGCCAGCATACTGCTCAACCCCGTTTTTTTAAACATACATAATCAATTCGACCTTAACCGCGCCGTTAGTGTGGGCATACAGCGTGCGCTTAAACCTGTATTAGGCGATAAATTAAAAGTTAAATGGCCCAATGATATATACTATGACGATTATAAGGTGGGCGGGATTTTAATTGAGAACATTTTATTTTCAAATACCATTAAACACTCCATTGTGGGTGTAGGGTTAAACGTTAACCAGGACGATTTTCCGGCAGATGTTACCAACGCCTCGTCGCTAAAGCAAATCTTACATACAGATTATGATTTGAAAGCTTTACTTTCAGACCTTTGCGGTGGAATTGAGGCTGCCTACCTTGAACTAAAGGCGGGCAGGGAGCAGGAATTGCGTAACGAATATGCTGGATACCTTTACGGATTAAACGAAAAGCGGCAATTCAAGTCAAATAATTATATTTTTGACGCCACCATAACCGGGGTTACGCCCAATGGTTTGCTGGTACTGCAAAATGAAAACGAAGAATTGACGTTTGACCTCAAAGAAATAGAATTTTTAAACTCGACTACATGA
- a CDS encoding protein-disulfide reductase DsbD N-terminal domain-containing protein: MKKLLVLFAAIMLSASAFAQIETPVKWSYAAKRVSKTEAVVFFKATMEDGWHIYSQNVKEGGPNKTSFTFAASKDFTPVGKTTEPKGITKYEKVFGMDVTYFEKSVIFQQKIKLKTAKATTVKGKLEYMTCNDMKCLPPEEVAFSIPVK, translated from the coding sequence ATGAAAAAATTACTGGTATTATTTGCCGCCATCATGCTATCAGCAAGCGCTTTCGCGCAGATAGAAACCCCCGTTAAATGGAGCTATGCAGCTAAAAGAGTAAGTAAAACTGAAGCTGTTGTGTTTTTTAAAGCCACTATGGAAGACGGCTGGCACATTTACTCTCAAAACGTAAAAGAGGGTGGCCCTAACAAAACCTCGTTTACTTTTGCTGCTTCTAAAGATTTTACACCGGTTGGCAAAACAACAGAGCCAAAAGGTATTACCAAATATGAAAAGGTATTCGGCATGGATGTTACTTATTTTGAAAAATCGGTAATATTCCAGCAAAAAATAAAATTAAAAACGGCCAAAGCTACTACAGTAAAAGGCAAGTTGGAGTACATGACCTGTAACGATATGAAGTGCCTTCCGCCGGAAGAAGTGGCATTTAGCATTCCTGTTAAATAA
- the ftsH gene encoding ATP-dependent zinc metalloprotease FtsH, translating to MKDNKLDKPKPIRRLSNKKITPKPPKFNLMWLYAIVIIAVLVVPTILDGSQGKRIAYKRFETQMLKQRDVEKVEVYKSGELVYADVYIKQSSLTKPQYEDVKRDKRSIGLGSGGPQYTFTDASYESLKQSITAAEKDLPDEQKTPIVYVQHENWLSSPLLQFIIMGVLLVAIWMFIMRRMSGGAGGGPGGQIFNIGKSKATLFDKEAQVTVTFNDVAGLEEAKQEVMEIVDFLKNPKKYTNLGGKIPKGALLVGSPGTGKTLLAKAVAGEAQVPFFSLSGSDFVEMFVGVGASRVRDLFRQAKDKAPCIIFIDEIDAIGRARGKNNIVGGNDERENTLNQLLVEMDGFGTDSGIIILAATNRPDVLDSALLRPGRFDRQVSIDKPDLVGREQIFKVHLKPVKLAEGVDAKKLSAQTPGFAGAEIANVCNEAALIAARKNKEAVDMQDFQDAIDRVIGGLEKKNKIISPEEKRIVAYHEAGHAIAGWFLEHADPLVKVSIVPRGVAALGYAQYLPKEQFLYTTEQLLDGMCMTMGGRVAEDIVFNKISTGAQNDLERITKLAYAMVTIYGMNPKVGNVSFNDTQGEYQFNKPYSEKTSELIDEEVRNLIGRVYEMTKQLLNDKRDGLEKLANKLLEKEILFQSDLEEILGKRPFDNRTTYDEFVNGAQESNQDPVAQNLVHEGISDHSGTFNRNPEEKDASGTNTGN from the coding sequence ATGAAAGATAATAAATTGGATAAGCCAAAACCTATAAGAAGACTATCAAACAAAAAGATAACGCCAAAGCCGCCCAAGTTCAATCTGATGTGGCTTTACGCAATCGTTATCATAGCGGTGCTGGTTGTGCCCACCATACTGGATGGATCACAAGGCAAGCGGATAGCTTATAAGCGTTTTGAAACACAGATGCTTAAGCAGCGCGATGTGGAGAAGGTAGAAGTTTACAAAAGCGGCGAGCTGGTGTATGCTGATGTTTATATAAAACAATCAAGCTTAACTAAACCACAATATGAGGATGTAAAGCGCGACAAGCGTTCTATCGGCCTTGGATCAGGCGGCCCGCAGTATACGTTTACTGATGCCTCTTACGAAAGTTTAAAGCAATCAATCACCGCTGCGGAGAAAGATTTGCCTGATGAGCAAAAAACACCCATCGTTTACGTTCAGCACGAAAACTGGCTGTCAAGCCCGTTACTGCAGTTCATCATTATGGGTGTATTGCTGGTAGCTATCTGGATGTTTATTATGCGCCGCATGAGCGGTGGCGCGGGCGGCGGTCCCGGCGGCCAGATATTCAACATCGGCAAATCAAAAGCTACCTTGTTTGATAAGGAAGCGCAGGTAACTGTTACCTTTAATGATGTTGCCGGTTTAGAAGAAGCCAAGCAAGAGGTTATGGAAATTGTTGATTTCCTTAAAAACCCTAAAAAATATACTAACCTGGGTGGTAAAATTCCTAAAGGTGCGTTGCTTGTTGGCTCACCGGGTACCGGTAAAACCCTATTAGCAAAAGCCGTGGCCGGTGAAGCGCAGGTACCTTTCTTCTCCCTTTCAGGATCAGACTTTGTGGAGATGTTTGTCGGTGTGGGTGCATCACGTGTGCGTGATTTGTTCCGCCAGGCTAAGGATAAAGCGCCATGTATCATATTTATTGATGAGATTGACGCTATTGGCCGTGCCCGTGGTAAAAACAATATAGTAGGCGGTAATGATGAGCGAGAAAACACGCTTAACCAGCTACTGGTAGAAATGGATGGCTTTGGTACTGATTCCGGTATCATCATTCTGGCAGCTACTAACCGTCCGGATGTACTGGATTCGGCCTTGCTTCGTCCGGGTCGTTTCGACAGGCAGGTATCTATCGACAAACCGGATCTGGTTGGCCGTGAACAAATATTTAAAGTGCACTTGAAGCCTGTAAAACTGGCTGAAGGTGTTGATGCTAAAAAACTATCAGCGCAAACCCCGGGTTTTGCAGGTGCTGAGATTGCCAACGTTTGTAACGAGGCTGCTTTGATAGCTGCCCGTAAAAACAAAGAGGCTGTTGACATGCAGGATTTTCAGGATGCTATTGACCGCGTGATTGGCGGCCTTGAAAAGAAAAACAAGATCATCTCCCCTGAAGAAAAACGCATTGTGGCTTACCACGAAGCCGGTCATGCTATTGCAGGTTGGTTCCTGGAGCATGCCGATCCGCTGGTTAAAGTATCAATTGTTCCGCGTGGTGTTGCCGCATTAGGTTACGCGCAATATCTGCCTAAAGAACAGTTTTTATACACTACCGAGCAATTGCTTGATGGTATGTGCATGACGATGGGGGGCCGTGTTGCTGAGGACATCGTATTCAACAAAATATCAACCGGCGCGCAAAATGATTTGGAGCGCATTACTAAATTGGCTTACGCCATGGTAACCATTTATGGTATGAATCCTAAAGTGGGCAACGTATCATTTAACGATACCCAGGGCGAATACCAGTTTAATAAACCATACTCTGAAAAAACATCAGAACTGATTGACGAAGAGGTGCGTAACCTGATAGGCCGTGTTTATGAAATGACCAAGCAGTTGCTTAATGACAAGCGCGATGGTTTGGAAAAACTGGCTAACAAACTGCTGGAAAAAGAAATTCTTTTCCAATCAGACCTGGAAGAGATACTGGGCAAGCGCCCGTTTGATAACCGCACTACTTATGATGAGTTTGTGAACGGTGCACAGGAATCAAACCAAGATCCCGTTGCACAAAACCTTGTGCACGAAGGAATAAGCGATCACTCAGGTACCTTTAATCGCAATCCTGAAGAAAAGGACGCCAGCGGTACCAATACCGGTAATTAA
- the pfkA gene encoding 6-phosphofructokinase, translating to MSEIKNIGVFTSGGDAPGMNAAIRAVVRTALYHDLQVTGIRRGYEGMINGEYEPMNRKSVSNIIQRGGTILKSARSEEFKTPEGRKLAYYQLKKHKVDALVAIGGDGTFTGARLLGEEYGIPVIGLPGTIDNDLIGTDYTIGYDTAINTVINAVDKIRDTAESHDRLFIVEVMGRDSGLIALRTGVASGAEVVLIPESSEDLPALLHRLEHGRKDKSSRIVMVAEGDREGGAFEIGNIVKEKFPQIDTRVSILGHIQRGGKPTCMDRVLASQVGFAAVEALKAGRKGEMAGIINGEITFTPFDQACKKNSHKLDANMVKLVEILSL from the coding sequence ATGAGTGAGATAAAAAATATTGGAGTATTTACGTCAGGCGGTGACGCGCCCGGCATGAACGCTGCCATCAGGGCGGTAGTGCGTACAGCTTTATATCATGACCTGCAGGTTACCGGCATACGCCGTGGTTACGAGGGCATGATTAACGGCGAGTACGAGCCCATGAACCGCAAATCAGTTTCAAACATTATACAACGCGGCGGTACTATCTTAAAATCAGCCCGCAGCGAGGAGTTTAAAACTCCAGAAGGCCGTAAGCTGGCCTACTATCAACTTAAAAAACACAAGGTTGATGCCCTGGTAGCCATAGGCGGCGATGGTACTTTTACTGGTGCCCGTTTGTTGGGTGAGGAGTACGGCATACCCGTTATTGGTTTGCCCGGCACTATTGATAACGACCTGATAGGTACCGATTATACCATCGGTTATGATACCGCCATCAATACCGTAATTAACGCGGTTGATAAAATACGTGACACGGCTGAATCGCACGACCGTTTGTTTATTGTAGAGGTAATGGGCCGCGATTCGGGTTTGATTGCCCTGCGTACAGGTGTAGCGTCGGGCGCCGAGGTGGTGCTGATACCTGAAAGCTCTGAAGACCTGCCCGCGTTGCTTCATCGCCTGGAGCATGGCCGCAAGGATAAATCATCGCGAATTGTAATGGTTGCCGAGGGCGACCGCGAGGGCGGCGCATTTGAGATTGGCAATATCGTTAAAGAAAAATTCCCGCAGATTGATACACGCGTATCCATACTGGGCCACATACAGCGTGGTGGAAAACCAACCTGTATGGACAGGGTATTGGCAAGCCAGGTAGGTTTTGCCGCGGTTGAAGCTTTGAAAGCCGGGCGCAAAGGCGAAATGGCAGGCATCATCAATGGCGAAATAACCTTCACACCGTTTGATCAGGCATGCAAAAAGAATTCGCATAAGCTG
- the rsfS gene encoding ribosome silencing factor yields the protein MVKNKAINESAYISEIAIHGIQEKKGNDIVRLDLRNIFSSVSDYFVICHADSSTQVRAIAASVEDEIYKATGQEPWRKEGLEYSEWILLDYIDVVVHVFRTDKREYYGVEDLWGDAEIKSYRSA from the coding sequence ATGGTAAAAAATAAAGCGATAAATGAATCCGCTTACATTTCTGAGATAGCCATACACGGCATACAGGAAAAAAAAGGGAATGATATAGTGAGGTTAGACCTTCGGAACATATTCAGTTCAGTTTCTGATTACTTTGTAATATGCCATGCCGATTCGTCGACACAGGTGCGCGCAATAGCAGCAAGCGTTGAAGATGAAATATACAAAGCCACCGGCCAGGAACCATGGCGCAAAGAGGGTTTGGAGTATAGCGAATGGATATTGCTTGATTATATTGACGTGGTGGTACACGTTTTCAGAACCGACAAAAGGGAATACTATGGCGTTGAGGACCTTTGGGGCGATGCCGAGATAAAAAGCTACAGGAGCGCTTAA
- a CDS encoding protein-disulfide reductase DsbD family protein → MNTLTTSPKRILFILIVSSLSLAFSANVKAQDTASTDGLEFTDIPTAADSLAAAKAKQKTDTVKKTEVAKTAVSAPKEAKQTLWQIFIAGFLGGLVAVSMPCIYPMLPLTVSFFTKKAGSRVKGITQSMIYGLSIIIIYVLLGMLVTLIFGADALNALSTNGIFNFFFFLLLVVFGISFLGAFEITLPSSLANKLDESSNKNGLAGIFFMAATLVVVSFSCTGPIIGSLLIDAASKGARLGPAIGMFGFSLALALPFTLFALFPSALKSLPKSGGWLNSIKVVLGFLELAFALKFLSNVDLAYHWDWFDREVFLSLWIAIFLLMGLYLIGKIKFSHDSDLPHLSAPRALIAIVVFAFVAYMVPGLWGAPLKSISAFLPPPATQDFYLSDNAGQAAPVAAQQLSVGEKKYAELFKRVRIKGIDSWYDYDQALLVSKQLKKPIMIDFTGWNCVNCRKMETDVWEDPAVFKRLRDEYVLLQLYVDEKTALKPSEVYISDFSGKKITTLGAKWLDLEGKRFGANAQPYYVLLDSDGNLMNDANGKQIQPSGADFNIESYIKFLDSGIAAYKNKK, encoded by the coding sequence ATGAATACTCTCACAACGTCGCCAAAGCGCATACTATTTATACTGATTGTTAGCTCACTGTCGCTTGCGTTTTCAGCAAATGTAAAGGCGCAGGATACGGCCTCAACCGACGGCCTTGAATTTACTGACATCCCTACCGCTGCCGATAGCCTGGCTGCCGCCAAAGCGAAACAAAAAACGGATACAGTTAAAAAAACTGAAGTTGCCAAGACAGCGGTAAGCGCACCTAAAGAGGCTAAGCAAACCCTTTGGCAAATATTTATTGCTGGTTTTTTAGGAGGCTTGGTTGCGGTAAGCATGCCTTGTATATATCCTATGCTGCCGCTCACGGTTAGCTTTTTTACCAAAAAAGCGGGCTCGCGCGTAAAGGGTATAACCCAGTCCATGATCTATGGGCTGTCGATCATAATTATCTATGTGTTGTTGGGGATGCTGGTAACTTTAATATTTGGTGCCGACGCTTTAAATGCACTTTCAACCAACGGTATATTTAATTTTTTCTTCTTTCTGCTTTTGGTTGTATTTGGCATTTCGTTTTTGGGTGCGTTTGAAATTACTTTGCCCAGTTCACTCGCTAATAAGCTTGATGAAAGTTCAAATAAAAACGGCTTAGCGGGCATATTTTTTATGGCCGCAACATTGGTGGTAGTTTCATTCTCATGTACAGGCCCTATTATTGGTTCGTTGCTAATTGATGCGGCCTCGAAGGGAGCACGTTTAGGCCCGGCTATCGGCATGTTCGGCTTTTCGTTGGCTTTGGCTTTACCATTTACATTATTCGCGCTTTTTCCATCAGCCTTAAAATCACTGCCAAAATCAGGCGGGTGGCTCAATAGTATTAAGGTGGTATTGGGCTTTTTAGAGCTTGCCTTTGCTTTAAAGTTTTTGTCGAACGTTGATCTGGCTTACCATTGGGATTGGTTTGACCGCGAGGTGTTCCTGTCACTTTGGATAGCGATCTTCTTGCTGATGGGATTATACCTGATTGGTAAAATCAAGTTTTCTCATGATAGTGATTTGCCGCATTTGTCGGCTCCGCGCGCGCTTATCGCAATAGTGGTTTTCGCTTTTGTAGCTTACATGGTACCGGGTTTATGGGGTGCTCCGCTTAAATCGATCAGCGCGTTTTTACCGCCACCGGCCACGCAGGATTTTTATTTGTCAGACAATGCAGGTCAGGCTGCCCCGGTTGCTGCGCAACAATTATCAGTTGGTGAAAAAAAGTATGCCGAACTGTTTAAACGCGTACGCATAAAAGGTATTGATAGTTGGTATGATTACGATCAGGCATTGCTTGTGTCAAAGCAGTTAAAAAAACCTATCATGATTGATTTTACCGGCTGGAATTGTGTTAACTGCCGTAAAATGGAGACTGATGTCTGGGAAGATCCGGCGGTTTTTAAGCGCTTGCGGGACGAGTATGTTTTGCTGCAATTATATGTTGATGAAAAAACGGCGCTAAAGCCCAGCGAAGTATATATATCTGATTTCAGTGGCAAAAAAATTACTACATTAGGCGCAAAATGGCTTGACCTTGAGGGTAAGCGTTTTGGAGCGAATGCCCAGCCATACTATGTATTGCTGGATAGCGACGGCAACCTGATGAATGACGCTAACGGTAAGCAGATACAGCCATCGGGTGCTGATTTTAACATTGAGAGTTATATAAAATTTTTGGACAGCGGAATAGCTGCCTACAAGAATAAAAAATGA